The sequence GTAGTTTCACCTATGACCACATCTGATAATCCGAAGAAAGGACAGGTGTCTGTCTTTATAAAGCCAAAACTCGATTTTATAAGGGGACAGAGATTGGCAGGGAGCACTGCCTCTGCTGATTCAATGGATTTATGGGAAAAGGCGCATAATGTGGCAGGGACTAAATCAAGGGCACGGATCAACTCATATGGTGCATAGCCGCAATATATACCCACTACACTTTTTCCTGCAATGCGCTGTTTCTGGATATGGGCGATAAGTCTTTTTGTTGGCTGATCATTAGTATATTCATCACTGACTAAAGGTTCAGGGTTTGTTTCCATCTTATATCTCCATAAAAATAAAAATTTAATTTCATCTATAAAAAATTATCTAAAGCAGATCAGTCATCCAATCTCATCATATAAACCATAAAACAATCATTATGGCCCTTTGATATATCAACATTACAACCTAAGTAGCTGCCTAAAATTTTCAGATTCTCTACATGCACCAGATCATTCACTAAAACAATTATTTTTTTATGGACCTCAAGGGCCTTTTTTGCCAACACAACAGGGACACCACATCCAAGGCCTTTGGCATCTAACAATTCAAACATTATTCAACCTCATCAAAAATGATAATATGGCCTTCCTTTTCCTCCATAATATGTAGTCCCCTTTTCATAGGTATCAAAAGGGGAACATGATGGAGTCTTAAATTTGACCACATTTGATTATAATCTGACATAAATACCTCCTTGTGAACTAAGCCCTAAAGCAGCCTCTTTTGCGCCTGGGCATACGGAGGTATTACATAAGAGCCCTAAGGCAAAGAAGTTGCAAGGCCAGTAATCCAAAAGGGCCAACCTGGTCCTATATGGATTTTTCATATTAAAAAGATTAGATTTTTTAATTCCTTAAACATAAAATTTCCTTTGTGAATTAATTAACAAAATATATTACTGAAAGTCAAGTATATTATATATTGAATTGTAGTTCTGTAGTTTATATTACAAATTTTACCAAAAATTCTATTCAACTGAACAAGCAAAAGAATTTAAAAGATATCGATTTTCTCTAAATTTTAATTAATTATCAATGTGGATATGGTAATGTGCCTTAAGTATAATGCTTTTTAAAAATCCATGGATATGGAAATTATAAAAAAAGCCCTGGATGGTTTAAATCCAGGGCTTTTATAAGGTCATTGTCTACTTATGCCACTTTCGGCTGGAGTCTGTCTAATGTTTCAAAATATGCCTCGATCCTTGTTCTTATCTGTGCCTCTGAGTAGAATCTCTGATCACCCATATCGCTCTCAAAAACAAGGGCAGGTATACCTGTTCTCTTTACAAGGACATCCTTCAGAGTTGGGACGGCAAATGAAACTGCCTTACAACTTCTGTTCATGAACATTATCATGCCGTTCATGGAATATTTCTTAAAAAGTTCCATTGCCATATCTGCCCTGTCCTCAAGGGTTGAATTGGAGAATCTTGAAACATAATTTTCTGCAAGGGTCAACAGCGGGTCTTTATTTAGATCAAATTCAAAACTCCAGGCATGGACATAGAGAGATGTGAGAATTACGCCACCATAGGAGCCAAGAAGCTTTGCATGGTCACTGAATTTGAACCAAACAGGGAGATTTTCCCAGTATAAGCGATATTTTTCCTTTTCCTTAGGGAGCACACCAATGCCCTTATCGGCCTTTTCCTGGAATTCATCGCATAGGGTTTTATAATATTCTACACATTCTGGTGTCCCTCTTCTGTATACAGCTATAGCCATCCCTATTAGGGCATCAAATATACTTATAGGTGATGGTTTATATTGTGCCATATCGAGGAATCTCTTGTATAAGATACTTGATTCAGCAGAGTATTTCATAACCTCTTTGAGTCTATCATAATCGAATTTCTTCTTTGTAATCTCTTCCAGAAAACTTATAAGCTCTTTTAATTGAAGGACGCAATACTTGACGATCTCTTCCCTTGCCTTTTTATCCATTATATGCTCAGGCGTGTCAAAGACAAAAACAGGAAGGTTCCCTCTTCTTGCTAAAACCTGAAACCATTTGGTGAGGGTAAAGCACTGGGCATTACATGCAAGGAAAAGATCTGGTTCTGGTATGCCTTTTGTAACAGTGATGCCCGTCTCTCTATAGCCAAGGTCACTTCTCGCATAGGCGCATAGATGGCTTGTGTAACCCAGGTTTTCTGTCACAGAGCACAACTGAACGCCCTTCTTTGCAGTAAGATTAGCCACTGCATGATTTTCAGGATAGATAGGCACTATATCATGGGCAACAAAGATCTCCACCGGGGAGATTGCCGTGGTATATCCAATGAGTTTGCCTAATTCATGGGCACGGAATGCCTCATTCATATAATCTTCTGTTATCTTTTTAGATAACATCTGTGATTTTGTTAATTCTTTCTTTGGCTTATCGGTTTTTGGTGTTTCACTCATAAGGAGCCCCCTTTCAAGGATTCAAAAAATGCCTGAAGTCTTGTCCTCAGGTGAGAAAGTGATACTGTTTGATATTCTGTGTCCAGGGCATGCATGGGTATCCCTTCCTTTCTCATCATATTCTTTAAGTCAGGATAATCATATTCCTGGGATTCACAGAACTCTATATGAATATATACTACTGCCTTTGCATTGTTCTCTTTGTAAAGCTCTTTTATTTCCTCAAAGTTTCTATATACATTGTCATGGATGGGCGAGAAGAAATTTCTATTCATATGTCTGTCAACAAGGGCATCTATAGGGTTTCCATCCTCTGAGACAATGCCGTCAACATACCTTGATCCAGTAACAAGGGTATCTGCAATAACATTGAGTTTAATCTCATCAAAGAGATCATAGACCTCAGGTGGGTCGCATGTGATGCCGGCAAGGACTATATCCATATAACCTTCACCATTCTTTGGTTTCAGGTTTTCCTTTATCTTTTTCAGGCTTTTGTTTATTTCTTCTTTATCTACCTGCATGGATAGCTTTACGAGGGAGAAGAACTCCTTATTTGTGATGGTTTCAGGATTTTTCTTTTTGATGTCATAAATCTCTTTGAGAAGTCTTTTATTCTCATTATAAAGACTTATTGCCCTTTTCAAGTCATTATCTGTAATGTTCCTCCCTGTCCATTTGCTCATGGATTCTATAAGCCTCTCAATCTCCTCCTTAACCCAGTATCTTGCGCTTGGTCTGTCCACCTGACGGGGAGCAAGAAAGCATTCTACATACTTGTCGGGGAAGCTTATCCTCCAAATATCAGACAAGTGTTGGGTAGTGTCACAGACCTGGGGCAAGACAAAACCATCGAAGAGGTCTCCTTCATAGCTGAGGACAAGCTCTAAATTGCTTCTTGCAAGAGAGCATGCATTATCAGGTAGACGGCTGGGGGCTTTCTTCAGTGGCTTGTCAGTCCCCACAAGCGCAACAGGCAGGAAGCCAAAGGCATAAATTACCTCCTCTGGCACATCAGCAATTGTGCTGCCTACAACCTTTTTACCCTTTTCCTTTACCCATTTCCTTATGGATGGGAATGGATCTTTCGTATACTCCACAACTTCTTTAAGGTTTAAGTTGTCCCACATAGATCCTCCAGATTTTATGAAAAATTTCACATATTATAAAAAGCCATTTATTTTTTGTCAAGGATAGAATTTTTTTTAAAATCAAATACTTTTTTATTTTTTTCGGGTATTTTTTTTCGGGATTAGATAAAATTTAAGAAATATACCTATGCTTAGCATAAAGATGCTTAATATTTGACCCATGGTGAAAATGCCTAAAATGTATCCGAGATGGGCATCTGGCTCGCGAAAAAGTTCACAGACAATCCTGAAGATACCATAAAGTATTAGAAATAAGGCAAAGACATCTCCATCGTGTCTTTTTCTATCTTTGTAAAACCAGAGGATTAGAAATAAGCACATACCTTCAAGGAACGCCTCATATAATTGTGAAGGGTGCCTTGGCATAGGGCCACCATTAGGGAATATCATTGCCCAGGGTAGATTGGATGGTTTTCCGAATAACTCTCCATTTATAAAGTTTCCAATCCTACCCAACCCCAATCCAATGGGACAGGTAGGTATTATAATGTCTGCTACCTTAAAGAAATCCATCTTCCATTTTTTTATAATCAAATAGCCTGCAATAAATGTTCCCAGTAAACCCCCGTGGAATGACATGCCTCCATGCCACAGTATAAAGATTTCCAGGGGATTCTGGATATAGAATTTAAGGTTATAGAAGATTATATAACCGAGTCTTGCACCGACAACAAGGCCGATAATAAGATAAAAAAACAGATCATCCATGAAGGCTTTCTGAATACCAAGGGCTTTATTTCTCAACTGATACAAGACAAGGCAATAAGATGCGGCAAATCCAAGAATATACATAAGACCATACCACCTAAGAGACAACGGACCGATAGAGAATATTACGGGGTCAATATTAGGAAAATGCATCTATAGACCCTTTATCTTGATAAATTTCAGATAATATCATTAATCTGTCTCCATAGATCCTCTGAATCCTTAAAAACAGTCCCTTTTATCCCATATGTCTTTGCCTTATCTATGTAAGAAGCAGTATCGTCTATATAGAAAACCTCTTCAGCAGATACGTTGATCCTATTGAATATCTCATCGTATATCCTTTTTTTTGGTTTTTTTGCATGAACCTCATAGGACAGTATCCATTCATCAAAGGTTTTAACTATAGGATAATTATCCTTTATGTATGTGAAATGCAGGTCATTTGTGTTGCTTAATATAAAAAGGGGGTATTCCATCTTTTTTAGTTCGAGTATTATCCTGTTGACGCCATGGTCCTCTTTAAAGATAGGTGTCCATATATTTTTAAAGTCTTCAAAATCCATTTTGAGAATGTAACGATTTTTTATGAGTTCAAAAAAATCCAGTGATGTCATATAGCCCTCTTCATAAGGGTTTATAAGACCATTATTTAGGTCAAAAAGGTAATCAAACATCTCTTCAGGGGTAAAAAATCCTTTTTTTGCTGACCATTCAAGGAGTTTTTCTGGAATATGTCTGTGGTCAAAAGGCAATATGACATTTCCTAAATCAAATACAAATATCTTGATCATAGATAAATACCTTTATAGGGTTCAAAGTTTTATAGATACCATGAGGGTCACAAAGATGTTGCCAGCCGCATATATGGGTAAATTTTCTTTCATTGTGACATCTTATTAACAATGATATTCTATCTTTCATATGAATATCCCTGATACGCATTTCTTCTGTATACGGAAATGCCTTTATTCCTTTTTCAAAATAAAGCCTTGCAAATAACCTCTCTGACGCTGTTTCTTCGCCTTTATCTTCTAAATTTAAAAGATTGCGAATATTTTCAAGGTCAAACAATGTATCTATCTCCTTTAATTTCATATATGAGAATATATCCAGGTCAATGAGATATATAAATCCTCTATTTTTTTTAACGTATTTCTGGGCAACTCTATATTCATAAGGTATTTCTATATATTTTTTTATATCTTCAATGTAATGATTGAGCATCGCATTTGTATCCATATTTAATCTTTTTAAATTTTCTTCCAGATTTTTTTTATAAAAATCTCCCATTTTCTCTCTAAAAGCAAGTCCAAAATTGGATAGTTCTATTGTTATAACATCTGGTTGTTTTTCCTCAAGCCATTCTGCCAATTTAACTGCACATTGAGAATCTCTGTGGATTATTCCAATCATATAAAAGATAAAATCATTTTCAGACATAAAAGCAGAATAAATTAACATATCTTTTTATTTTTGTGGGAATAAAAAATATTGAGACCCTTAATAAGGCCTATAGTTTGAGCAGATTTCTAAAGCCCTTTTGATAAATTCAACTGATTTCAAGAGGAATAAAGTCTTTTTATAAGTGTATTAGAAAGGCTTTGGATATTTATTTAAAAAAAGGCAGGGTAAAACCCCGCCCTTTTTAAGGTATCTCTACGGGCAAATATCAACCCTCACCATGATACTTAAACGAAATGTTCACCCTTGCCCTATATGCAGTGACCTTGCCATTTTCGAGAGTCATATCAAGCTTGACAATTTCTGCAATCCTTAAGTCTTTTAGCGTTTTTGAGGCTGTTTCCACTGCTGTCTTTGCTGCATCTTCCCATGATTTAGTGCTTGTTCCAACGATTTCTATTATTTTGTATACGCTATCTGGCATCTAACCCTCCTTTTTGTTTTTTTTGTTATGAAATCTTTTGACTATTATCTTTCACCCCCCCTCAAGATTTATTTCCTGTCGGTGAAAAGCAGTAGATGGAAAACATCCTAATATCTAATGGTTAGCATTGTAATTTTAGTTTGTCAAGGGAGATTGACAAAAAATTATCTTTATTCATTGTGAATACAAAAAAAGGGCGGTTCAATATGGATATGGTCATGTATATTTCGGTGATGAATATAATGGATAGAGTCCAAGTCAATAAAATCGAATCCCCCGGTTCCTGCGGCCATATAGATACCAGCAGAAAGCCCGATCATGGTCTCTGTCATGCACCCTACCATTAATTTAATATGGTTTTTTCTTGAAATCTCCATCATCTTTTTTGATTCTGAGATTCCGCTTTTTGCAATCTTGATATTTATGCCATGGCAGATGCCCTCTGTTATGGCAAACATGAGACCCTGACAATCAAACACCGATTCATCAAGGATAATAGGAAATTTCATTTTTTCCACCACAGCCTTCATGCCTTTGTAATCATCTTTTGGAAGGGGTTGCTCGAATAGCTCTATCTTATAACCTTTTCTTTCAATCTGATCTGAAAATTTTAATAGATTCTTCTCTGTAAAACCCTGATTGCCATCAAGGCGAATAGAAAATCCTTCCATGGAATCTGAAAGGATTTCATGGACATAGGTTAAAATTTCCATATCTTCATTTATATTTCCACTCATCTTTATCTTGAAGGCCTTGAAGTTTTTTTTGCATGCATGTTTTAACCACCTGTTGAGGGGTTCTTTTTCTGTAATAAAGGGTATGGTTATATCTGTTTCAATCTCATGCAATCTTCCACCCCAGTATTGATGCTCACCAATGCCTCTGCTTTTCAGATACGCCCTGAATAATGCTACCTCGAGGCCTGATATGGTCATAGGATACTGTTTAAATTTATTTCTTAAATTGAGAATCTTTTCCATATAGTCATCTATTGCCGTATTTAGCATGCAAGGTATGATGTTTTTCAAAATCTTTTTTATAGAATCTATATCTTCATGGGGGGATACAAAACTTGTAGGGCACTCGCCTTTTCCTTCTATCCCGTTACCCAATCTAACGCTTATTATAATGCTCTTAAGTGTATTTTTTCTCCCTAAGGATGTGGAAAAAACCATCTTTAAAGGCCTTTTTATCTCCTTTATATTTATCTCTTTTATAAAATTCATTCCAATCCCTCGACCCTGCAAAAATAGATACACCTATCATCTAATCGGATCTCCCTTGAATCTATATCCTTTAACTCCATACCAAATCTCTCTCTAAATTTAATCTCCCTTACACTGCTGCCTGTCTCGTATGCCTCTATTATCACATCCCCTCCTGTAAAAAACATAACATGATTGATCCTGTGATATATGTTTTTTTGCGAGATAAATATCAGGTCTCCTGGCTTTAACTCACAGGAATTTATCTTTTTTGCAGTCATCCACTGATCGTGGCTGTCTCTTGGAAGGTCTATATTGGTAACCCTATAGACGAGGTTTATAAGCCCTGAACAGTCAACACCTTCATCTATACTTCTTCCACCCCAGAGATAAGGGACACCTAAGAAAAGTCTAATCATCATAACAATATCTTTTCTTAAATCTTTTTTATTACGCATATCTTTAGGAAGATTGGCATCACCTCCATTTACCCATGCATTTTTTTTGTCATAAAGGGATACCTCAAAATAGATACATCCATCCTCCTGTAGAGAATTACCTGTTAGCCAAAGTCTTGCCCCAAAGGGTGCATAGAAAATAATAGGGGATTTTTTGGATGGTTTTAAAAATATGGGGGATTTACGTTTTTTTATAATAAGCGTATCACATTCCGGCACCTTATCTATACAAGCCACCTTGTCCTTTTTTACCCAGCCGGGGTATCCCTGCCATTGATTTTGATGGCTGAATATTTTCTGCTCTATTGCCTCCACATATATCCATTCGTCAATTTCTCTACTGCATAAAAGTATCTCATTGTATATAGCCTGTGTTGCCTGTAGTTCATCATATATGTATCTTTCTTTTGGTGCTATAGGTTCTTTTCTTATATCTGCCACACTATCTTTAACTATGAAAAACCTTTCCACAAAAATTCTACCCTTCCAGTTTCAGGTGATGGACAAGTTTTTCTACAACTTCCTTTGCGAATTCTATGTCATTTGCATTATACGGTGAGACCGTAAGTGGTATTTCAGATTTGAGTTCTTTTTTTAAAACCTTTGTAAAGACTTTAACCCCATCAGGGTCATAAAATGGATGGCCCTTCTGGTCCCATACTGAAAACCCCCCTCCAGGTATCATTATATATACACTACCTTTTGCTTCATTACAGAATTTTGCAATCACTTCAGCTATAAATTCTAATTCCCTTTTCTTTGTCCTTAAAGTTGTTATGGCAGCATTATGGGAATGGTATTCTCTTCCTGGGAAATATTTTTTTGCCTTTTCTAATGGACCTGTTACAATAAAGTCTGTATTGCCTGGAATAAGTATAGTGGGGATGCCCTTTTTTAGGGCAATAGAGCCTCTTTCTGGCCCTGCATCATAATCACCGCCAAAATAATGGTCTACAAGCTCATGGAGTGAAAGGTCTACCACGGCCTCCACAGATTCGTTACTTATGAGTTCCTCCATGGCCTCTCCACCTGAACCATTGGTATGGAATACGATCACCTCTCTGCCTCTTTCCTCAAGGGCATTTTTAATATATTGAGCACAACCCTCTGTTGTGCCAAGGGTAGAAAGGATTATAAGTGGCTTTACAGATTCAGGAAAATCTTTATAATCCTTTACCATGCCTGCTATGGCAAGGGCGCCATTACGAAGGATCTTCTCTGTTATCCTATTGATACCTGATATGTCGCTTATTGAATAGAACATAGCTATATCCTTTGTCCTTACAAATGATCTTGTATCTCTGGATGCCATGGTTGTTATCATTACCTTTGGAAAGCCTATAGGGAATGCCTGCATAACATGAGTGCAAAGCGTAGTCCCCATGGAGCCACCTATTCCTATGATCCCTCCTATCTCTCCTTTTTTATATAGTTCAAGGGCAATCTCTCTTGCGCCTCTTGCCATGATAGATATTGCCTCTCCTTCATGCCCAATATTTCTTACCTCCTCAATAGACATACCACCTCTAATCGCCACATCCCCCCTTTTTATTTGAACGGGAAAAGGTGAATCACCTTTTATTCCTCCATCAAGGGTTATAAATGGTATACCGATCTCTTTAAGACATGACTCAATATATCTTGCCTCTTTATATTTTGTATCCATGGTAGCTATGATTAAAACAGACTTCATTCGATCCATATTAACCCCCTTTTATGTTTTCTTTTTTCACGAAATAACATATGAAACCTGTTTATTCAAGAGAAATGCATATGGTCTTTTCTCAAAAGTGTGTTATAATTATATCCATGAAGGTTATATGCACCAACAGAAAGGCATACCATGACTACCATGTAGAGGATAAATTTGAGGCAGGTATTGTCCTTTCTGGAACAGAGGTTAAATCCCTAAGAGAGGGTAGGGCAAATCTAAAGGACAGTTATGCTAAGATAAAAAATGGTGAAATTTTTCTTGTAAATGCCCATATAAGCCCATATTCTTTCGGAAATATATTTAACCATGAACCAAAAAGGGAGAGGAAATTGCTTCTCCACAGGAGGGAGATAAATAAACTTACCGGCAAGATAAACGAGAGAGGCTATACCCTTGTCCCGCTTTCTATGTATTTTAACAAACAGAACAGGGCAAAGGTAGAGCTTGCCCTTGTAAAAGGTAAAACCCTTTATGACAAAAGAGAGAGCATAAAACGTAAGGATGAAAAACGACTCGCTGAGAGGGAGATGCGCATAAAATGACACTAAATCTTTCCATGGGGGCGATAGGTTTCGACAGGGAAGTGTGGGTCAGAGAGGCATGCCGGGGAGCTGCCAGCCCGAAAAAAGGCAGGACTAAATATAACTGCAGACTCTCACGAGTACGCATTAGCCGCATAAGACGGCTACATCATCTAAACTTTCTTCCTGCTTTAAGTTTAGAATGGTGTGATACAAGCAGGATAGTCTTTCTGGACACCTATACAGAAAGGCGAAGTCATATAGGTATGGGTGAGAGAAAACCTGTCAGTGGGTGTTCTTTCATCCGAGATCAATACACTGACTAAGCATGTAGTCTCTTTGCATCCCAGCTTTTTTGGACGCGGGTTCGATTCCCGCCGCCTCCATTTATATTTATTTTTATAAAGATGATATAAAATAAATGCTTCAATCACTTAATCCAGTGGCACAAGCGGTCTTATTGCCCTAAAATAAAAAAGAAAAGGTAAGATTTAATACAAAAAAGACCAAGAAGAAACCATAAGGCAGTATTCTATTCAAGGCAAAAATAGCATTAGAGGTAATTAAAGGGGATCAGACATTAGAGACATTAGTGGAACTGGTAGAGTGTTTTCTGGTGCATCAGAACCGGATTTAGAATGAAAGAAAATCCCTACGAAAAAATCTGTGTTCTCTGTGAGGGATAATTATCTCACCCGCCCGTTTCACCCACTCGAGCACACAGAGCCCACAGAGTGAAAATGTTTTGACTTGATCGAAAGAAGAGCTCAATCAAGCCAAATACTCAAGCGCCTTTGACAAAGATGTCTCGTCCAACATAGAAGCCCTTGATAAAGTAATACATATATAAAGAACACCTGATATATCCAACACAGACCAAGGCAGGTGGTATATATATTTAAACGCATATGAATAATCTATCATACAAAAAAAGAACCTAAGTTTTGGGATGCGGTAAAATCACTTAACCACTTAAAAAAATGCTGGGGTTTGTATGAAAGTGCTTGACCATTTCTATGCACAGATTTTGAGAGAGGCTGATGTTTTGGAGGTTATTAAAAGATTGGTGGAGCTGAAGGGGATTGAACCCTCGACCCCTTGACTGCCAGTCAAGTACTCTCCCATCTGAGCTACAGCCCCACTTTGAATTTTTATATCAGCATATATTTTTTTTGTCAAATACTAATTTTGTTTTGGATAAAAAATTTAAAACTGCTGAGTAAAGAATTATTTACCTGATGTAAAAATTGATTTATTATTTAATTTAAAAGTGTTAAAATATATCATCAACGAAAAATTATGAGGTGTTTATGGATTTATATGAAGAGATAGCAAAATTAGCCTATGAGATGTTTGAAAGAGAAGGCATGGTGCATGGAAAACATCTCGATCATTGGTTTGAGGCAGAGAGAATAGTTATATCAAGATATAAAGAGCAGGAAATAATGGTGGAACAAAAGCAGGAAGAAAATAAAGAGGCAGTAGCACCAAAAAAGAGGAAACCAGCAGTGAAAAAGGCAAAGGAAGCCAAAGAGGGAGAAATAAAGACAAAAAAATCCACTGCAAAAAAGACAGAAACTACTAAAAAAAGAACCAAAAAAACATAAAAGATAAAGGTTCAATTTATAAAACAACGTGGGTGATTTGAATTTTTTACTATAGTTAAACTCAACAACAAATATAGTTTTTGAATTTTTTTATTGCCGTTGAGGACATATAGCCTTTTTCAACAAAACCTTGTATAACCTACTGCCTGTTGTTATAATAAGCCATGCCCCTTGTTTTTGAGACATTAAACTACGGAGAGATTCCCTTTGG comes from Syntrophorhabdaceae bacterium and encodes:
- a CDS encoding 2-hydroxyacyl-CoA dehydratase family protein, which codes for MSETPKTDKPKKELTKSQMLSKKITEDYMNEAFRAHELGKLIGYTTAISPVEIFVAHDIVPIYPENHAVANLTAKKGVQLCSVTENLGYTSHLCAYARSDLGYRETGITVTKGIPEPDLFLACNAQCFTLTKWFQVLARRGNLPVFVFDTPEHIMDKKAREEIVKYCVLQLKELISFLEEITKKKFDYDRLKEVMKYSAESSILYKRFLDMAQYKPSPISIFDALIGMAIAVYRRGTPECVEYYKTLCDEFQEKADKGIGVLPKEKEKYRLYWENLPVWFKFSDHAKLLGSYGGVILTSLYVHAWSFEFDLNKDPLLTLAENYVSRFSNSTLEDRADMAMELFKKYSMNGMIMFMNRSCKAVSFAVPTLKDVLVKRTGIPALVFESDMGDQRFYSEAQIRTRIEAYFETLDRLQPKVA
- a CDS encoding 2-hydroxyacyl-CoA dehydratase family protein codes for the protein MWDNLNLKEVVEYTKDPFPSIRKWVKEKGKKVVGSTIADVPEEVIYAFGFLPVALVGTDKPLKKAPSRLPDNACSLARSNLELVLSYEGDLFDGFVLPQVCDTTQHLSDIWRISFPDKYVECFLAPRQVDRPSARYWVKEEIERLIESMSKWTGRNITDNDLKRAISLYNENKRLLKEIYDIKKKNPETITNKEFFSLVKLSMQVDKEEINKSLKKIKENLKPKNGEGYMDIVLAGITCDPPEVYDLFDEIKLNVIADTLVTGSRYVDGIVSEDGNPIDALVDRHMNRNFFSPIHDNVYRNFEEIKELYKENNAKAVVYIHIEFCESQEYDYPDLKNMMRKEGIPMHALDTEYQTVSLSHLRTRLQAFFESLKGGSL
- the lgt gene encoding prolipoprotein diacylglyceryl transferase → MHFPNIDPVIFSIGPLSLRWYGLMYILGFAASYCLVLYQLRNKALGIQKAFMDDLFFYLIIGLVVGARLGYIIFYNLKFYIQNPLEIFILWHGGMSFHGGLLGTFIAGYLIIKKWKMDFFKVADIIIPTCPIGLGLGRIGNFINGELFGKPSNLPWAMIFPNGGPMPRHPSQLYEAFLEGMCLFLILWFYKDRKRHDGDVFALFLILYGIFRIVCELFREPDAHLGYILGIFTMGQILSIFMLSIGIFLKFYLIPKKNTRKK
- a CDS encoding HAD-IA family hydrolase — its product is MIKIFVFDLGNVILPFDHRHIPEKLLEWSAKKGFFTPEEMFDYLFDLNNGLINPYEEGYMTSLDFFELIKNRYILKMDFEDFKNIWTPIFKEDHGVNRIILELKKMEYPLFILSNTNDLHFTYIKDNYPIVKTFDEWILSYEVHAKKPKKRIYDEIFNRINVSAEEVFYIDDTASYIDKAKTYGIKGTVFKDSEDLWRQINDII
- a CDS encoding dodecin family protein encodes the protein MPDSVYKIIEIVGTSTKSWEDAAKTAVETASKTLKDLRIAEIVKLDMTLENGKVTAYRARVNISFKYHGEG
- a CDS encoding enolase C-terminal domain-like protein, translated to MNFIKEINIKEIKRPLKMVFSTSLGRKNTLKSIIISVRLGNGIEGKGECPTSFVSPHEDIDSIKKILKNIIPCMLNTAIDDYMEKILNLRNKFKQYPMTISGLEVALFRAYLKSRGIGEHQYWGGRLHEIETDITIPFITEKEPLNRWLKHACKKNFKAFKIKMSGNINEDMEILTYVHEILSDSMEGFSIRLDGNQGFTEKNLLKFSDQIERKGYKIELFEQPLPKDDYKGMKAVVEKMKFPIILDESVFDCQGLMFAITEGICHGINIKIAKSGISESKKMMEISRKNHIKLMVGCMTETMIGLSAGIYMAAGTGGFDFIDLDSIHYIHHRNIHDHIHIEPPFFCIHNE
- a CDS encoding C40 family peptidase, with translation MERFFIVKDSVADIRKEPIAPKERYIYDELQATQAIYNEILLCSREIDEWIYVEAIEQKIFSHQNQWQGYPGWVKKDKVACIDKVPECDTLIIKKRKSPIFLKPSKKSPIIFYAPFGARLWLTGNSLQEDGCIYFEVSLYDKKNAWVNGGDANLPKDMRNKKDLRKDIVMMIRLFLGVPYLWGGRSIDEGVDCSGLINLVYRVTNIDLPRDSHDQWMTAKKINSCELKPGDLIFISQKNIYHRINHVMFFTGGDVIIEAYETGSSVREIKFRERFGMELKDIDSREIRLDDRCIYFCRVEGLE
- a CDS encoding Tm-1-like ATP-binding domain-containing protein, whose translation is MDRMKSVLIIATMDTKYKEARYIESCLKEIGIPFITLDGGIKGDSPFPVQIKRGDVAIRGGMSIEEVRNIGHEGEAISIMARGAREIALELYKKGEIGGIIGIGGSMGTTLCTHVMQAFPIGFPKVMITTMASRDTRSFVRTKDIAMFYSISDISGINRITEKILRNGALAIAGMVKDYKDFPESVKPLIILSTLGTTEGCAQYIKNALEERGREVIVFHTNGSGGEAMEELISNESVEAVVDLSLHELVDHYFGGDYDAGPERGSIALKKGIPTILIPGNTDFIVTGPLEKAKKYFPGREYHSHNAAITTLRTKKRELEFIAEVIAKFCNEAKGSVYIMIPGGGFSVWDQKGHPFYDPDGVKVFTKVLKKELKSEIPLTVSPYNANDIEFAKEVVEKLVHHLKLEG
- the smpB gene encoding SsrA-binding protein SmpB; this translates as MKVICTNRKAYHDYHVEDKFEAGIVLSGTEVKSLREGRANLKDSYAKIKNGEIFLVNAHISPYSFGNIFNHEPKRERKLLLHRREINKLTGKINERGYTLVPLSMYFNKQNRAKVELALVKGKTLYDKRESIKRKDEKRLAEREMRIK
- a CDS encoding DUF2934 domain-containing protein, with translation MDLYEEIAKLAYEMFEREGMVHGKHLDHWFEAERIVISRYKEQEIMVEQKQEENKEAVAPKKRKPAVKKAKEAKEGEIKTKKSTAKKTETTKKRTKKT